In Oryza sativa Japonica Group chromosome 2, ASM3414082v1, the following are encoded in one genomic region:
- the LOC4329730 gene encoding oryzalexin E synthase, producing the protein MEKLKSELWMTAVATCMSLLLYLTILRRRHASGGRSLALPPGPTPLPLIGNLLCLGGIFHQTLAKLARVHGPVMTLKLGLTTAVVVSSAEAAREAYTKHDQRLAARPVPDAFRANGFSERSIVFSPSSDPQWKNLRGIHATHIFSPRALAALRGIRERKVRDIVGYIRTVAGEEMCVREVVHNGVLNLISTSFFSMDMADVRSESARGLRGLIEDIIATVAGPNVSDFFPFLRQLDLQGLRRQTGSHLGIVFGLLDDIIDRRMAETRDHPDKQRHGDFLDALISLASAGKIPRYHITYLLFDVFAAGADTMTTTVEWAMAELLRNPRVMAKVRAEVTDALGGRESFDEGDAASLTYLQCVFKEAMRLHPVGSILVPHLAVQDGVEIGGYAVPKGTTVIFNAWAIMRDPAAWESPDQFLPERFLHKEESSSPPLELRGKDYEYIPFGSGRRLCPGLPLAERAVPFILASLLHAFEWRLPDGMSPDDMDMTEKFATANVLATPLKAVPVASHTS; encoded by the coding sequence ATGGAGAAGCTGAAGAGCGAGCTATGGATGACAGCGGTGGCCACCTGCATGTCGCTCTTGTTGTACCTCACCATCCTGAGACGGCGCCACGCGAGCGGCGGCAGATCACTAGCATTGCCGCCGGGGCCAACGCCACTCCCGCTCATCGGCAACCTACTCTGCCTTGGCGGCATCTTCCACCAAACCCTCGCGAAACTGGCGCGCGTCCATGGCCCTGTCATGACGCTGAAGCTAGGCCTCACCACGGCCGTGGTCGTGTCGTCGGCCGAGGCCGCGAGGGAGGCCTACACGAAGCACGACCAGCGGCTCGCCGCGCGGCCGGTCCCGGACGCCTTCCGCGCGAACGGCTTCTCCGAGCGGTCCATCGTGTTCTCGCCGAGCTCCGATCCGCAGTGGAAGAACCTGCGGGGCATCCACGCGACGCACATCTTCTCCCCTAGAGCCCTCGCGGCGCTGCGCGGCATCCGCGAGCGCAAGGTGCGGGATATCGTCGGCTACATCCGCACGGTCGCCGGGGAGGAGATGTGTGTCCGCGAGGTCGTGCACAACGGCGTGCTCAACCTCATATCCACCTCCTTCTTCTCCATGGACATGGCTGACGTGCGCTCGGAGTCGGCGCGCGGGCTACGCGGGCTGATAGAGGACATCATCGCAACCGTCGCGGGCCCCAACGTGTCCGACTTTTTCCCTTTCCTCCGGCAGCTCGACCTGCAGGGCTTGCGTCGACAAACGGGCAGCCATCTTGGCATCGTTTTCGGGTTGTTGGACGACATAATCGATCGCCGCATGGCCGAAACCCGTGACCACCCTGACAAGCAGCGGCACGGCGACTTCCTGGACGCGCTCATCagcctcgcctccgccggcaAGATCCCACGCTACCACATCACGTACCTTCTGTTCGACGTCTTTGCGGCTGGCGCCGACACGATGACGACCACCGTGGAGTGGGCGATGGCCGAGCTGCTTCGCAATCCCCGCGTGATGGCCAAGGTGCGGGCGGAGGTGACGGACGCGCTCGGCGGCAGGGAGAGCTTCGacgagggcgacgcggcgagccTCACGTACCTCCAGTGCGTGTTCAAGGAGGCGATGCGGCTGCACCCCGTGGGCTCGATACTGGTCCCTCACCTGGCGGTGCAGGACGGCGTCGAGATCGGTGGCTACGCCGTGCCCAAGGGCACCACGGTGATCTTCAACGCGTGGGCGATCATGCGCgacccggcggcgtgggagagccCCGACCAATTCCTACCGGAGCGCTTCTTGCACAAGGAGGAGTCCTCATCACCTCCGCTGGAATTGCGAGGGAAAGACTACGAGTACATCCCGTTCGGGTCCGGCAGGAGGTTGTGCCCCGGCCTGCCACTGGCAGAGCGCGCCGTGCCCTTCATACTGGCGTCCCTGCTGCACGCGTTCGAGTGGCGGCTTCCGGACGGCATGTCGCCTGATGACATGGACATGACTGAGAAGTTTGCCACTGCTAACGTGCTTGCTACCCCTTTGAAGGCTGTGCCAGTCGCGTCACACACTAGTTAG